The following proteins come from a genomic window of Microbacterium sp. SY138:
- a CDS encoding putative toxin: MKTRSHRRRLRFAPARRLPFAFAAMLMTTVVAVGLFQPLEASAATAASAARTQVSAPAGLFTPSTDAAGVVTQFTDGGPAVQEAARQALLKGGQSIESFITTGQHEAIAQDYRLIALRLSLAGGRAVRQQAEAVLTANNPDQLRAFVTEGWKDAWEVDDRSAAFVLADTGTPTVQREANKALDSDDSSAVSQFLLIGQYDAKIIDDRAAAYVLASTGSPSVIAAAEAALDATLPDGSEDAQAVADFLRYGQFVAGARDAEAATIAQLTNQVIAANMVAQEERRNADNASAQAVLAAKLAKEATQRAAQQAAAAQGNAEQASAAASRAAGLARQAADAADLAVQAAAAAHQAMNASMSAAGTAASAAARANRAAANADGAAANAAGQEGMAAAARAEAEKARDAADKAAKAKRAAAEAETATNAANRAAQAAGAAAGYSGEAAGYAMEASQASGVSSAAAAQARAAAAKANAAKNRAASATARTDRLAAETSAVAQQARDAAGRAADNANAAAIEADTAAAQAGVAQGAAARATASSAKAAAAAEAATKDVELAKTIFDLARKADAERLAAEEEFGLAQAEIAAAEEAEEKELKDEAKKEGAAAVAESSAFLKKITAPDANLQELLPEARSAMLALITSGTPWIAAAAEQAVVGNDEAVVEFFKNGYGVALEQDQWDEAKALLYDGDNTMLQDEAYDVLENGEEYVAAFLNERLPEIRDLENRQIAFVLATEGGPAMQRAANLALDADDPAVLAKFIAEGQYDALEVDQRAAAFALSTSGGPEVQAAANIALEGSQTALKRFLEQGQYEAAKRDNDTAAHVAQMQSMLHLADQQAAAAREAAALAEKAAATARQAAAEAQASADLARKYAQEAQGWAAQAATSANQATASENEARQSSQRAHQALTAATADAKKANGFAAQATSSAQSASAAASRANDAASRAATSATNAGLDAEAAVKAATEAREIAASKQRAEDGADNYPPPAGKEGELTQAQIDAAYALGGDAEVQRLKDAHALTQPDALLNFIIQEGGKVLLDLIGVTDIMDCVTKGDIGACFMTLIGFAPWGKLAKLVESIPLIMKLADKVVGFVNKVGDAFSLLKKNKTKTDDLAAQACGGNTFGRSSVSAQSGIRPAGSNVCELPGLTNPPGATVQVKGSRAEYAAGIKPGSSKEIFDKKEYESMFGEYGLEIKRTRIADKATSTYIMEVKNVNKLYYSSQIQDMIELAQYTGRSEFVLVVRPNTHLSAPLVDALCKDVPKFSFVVKYLPNEVLGELSENKVPGICP, translated from the coding sequence ATGAAGACCAGATCTCACCGTCGGCGCCTGCGTTTCGCACCGGCGCGGCGGCTCCCGTTCGCGTTCGCCGCCATGCTGATGACGACCGTCGTCGCGGTCGGTCTCTTCCAGCCGCTCGAAGCGTCAGCGGCGACCGCCGCATCGGCCGCGCGGACGCAGGTGTCCGCGCCGGCGGGTCTCTTCACCCCGTCGACGGATGCCGCCGGTGTGGTCACGCAGTTCACCGATGGGGGTCCGGCTGTCCAGGAGGCGGCGAGGCAGGCGCTGCTCAAGGGCGGGCAGAGCATCGAGAGCTTCATCACCACGGGGCAGCACGAGGCGATCGCACAGGACTACCGCCTCATCGCGCTGCGACTGAGCCTCGCGGGCGGGCGCGCCGTCCGGCAGCAGGCGGAGGCCGTACTGACGGCGAACAATCCGGACCAGCTTCGTGCCTTCGTCACAGAAGGGTGGAAGGACGCCTGGGAGGTCGACGACCGCTCGGCGGCGTTCGTGCTCGCAGACACCGGAACGCCGACGGTGCAGCGCGAGGCGAACAAGGCTCTGGACTCGGATGACTCGAGCGCCGTGTCGCAGTTCCTGCTGATCGGTCAGTACGACGCGAAGATCATCGACGACCGCGCGGCGGCCTACGTGCTCGCCTCCACGGGATCGCCGAGTGTGATCGCCGCCGCGGAGGCCGCACTCGATGCGACGCTCCCGGACGGGTCCGAAGACGCACAGGCCGTGGCGGATTTCCTGCGTTACGGGCAGTTCGTCGCCGGGGCGCGCGACGCCGAGGCGGCGACCATCGCCCAGCTGACGAACCAGGTGATCGCGGCGAACATGGTCGCTCAGGAAGAGCGTCGCAACGCCGACAACGCCTCCGCGCAGGCGGTCCTCGCGGCCAAGCTCGCGAAGGAGGCCACGCAGCGCGCCGCCCAGCAGGCCGCCGCCGCGCAGGGCAACGCCGAACAGGCCAGCGCCGCCGCGAGCAGGGCAGCCGGTCTCGCCCGTCAAGCCGCCGACGCGGCAGATCTCGCCGTGCAGGCGGCTGCGGCAGCGCACCAGGCGATGAACGCGTCGATGAGCGCGGCGGGAACAGCCGCATCCGCGGCTGCGCGCGCCAACCGGGCGGCGGCGAACGCTGATGGTGCGGCGGCGAATGCGGCGGGCCAGGAGGGCATGGCGGCTGCGGCACGGGCAGAGGCGGAGAAGGCGCGCGACGCCGCAGACAAGGCGGCGAAGGCCAAGCGTGCAGCGGCCGAGGCGGAGACGGCGACGAATGCGGCGAACCGCGCTGCGCAGGCTGCGGGCGCCGCGGCCGGCTACTCGGGCGAGGCGGCCGGATATGCGATGGAAGCCTCTCAGGCGTCGGGAGTGTCATCGGCCGCTGCCGCGCAGGCGCGGGCTGCTGCGGCCAAGGCGAACGCGGCCAAGAACCGCGCGGCATCCGCCACGGCGCGGACGGACCGCCTTGCCGCCGAGACCTCGGCTGTCGCTCAGCAGGCCCGTGATGCGGCCGGGCGTGCGGCCGACAACGCCAACGCCGCGGCGATCGAGGCAGACACGGCCGCGGCCCAGGCCGGTGTTGCGCAGGGGGCTGCTGCTCGGGCGACCGCTTCTTCGGCGAAGGCGGCGGCCGCTGCTGAGGCCGCGACGAAGGACGTCGAGCTGGCGAAGACCATCTTCGACCTGGCGCGGAAGGCCGATGCGGAGCGTCTGGCCGCAGAAGAGGAATTCGGGCTGGCGCAGGCGGAGATCGCCGCAGCAGAGGAAGCCGAGGAGAAGGAGCTCAAGGACGAGGCCAAGAAGGAGGGCGCAGCCGCCGTTGCGGAGAGCAGCGCGTTCCTGAAGAAGATCACCGCTCCGGATGCGAACCTGCAGGAGCTGCTGCCAGAAGCGCGCTCGGCCATGCTCGCCCTGATCACGTCGGGAACCCCGTGGATTGCCGCTGCGGCCGAGCAGGCTGTCGTCGGCAATGACGAGGCCGTCGTCGAGTTCTTCAAGAACGGGTACGGCGTCGCGCTCGAGCAGGATCAGTGGGACGAGGCGAAGGCCCTGCTGTATGACGGTGACAACACGATGCTGCAGGACGAGGCCTATGACGTCCTCGAGAACGGCGAGGAGTACGTCGCGGCGTTCCTCAACGAGCGGCTTCCTGAGATCCGCGACCTCGAGAACCGCCAGATCGCATTCGTGCTCGCCACCGAGGGGGGACCGGCCATGCAGCGCGCGGCGAACCTCGCGCTCGATGCCGACGACCCCGCGGTCCTCGCCAAGTTCATCGCGGAAGGACAGTACGACGCGCTCGAGGTCGACCAGCGGGCGGCAGCCTTCGCGCTCAGCACGTCGGGCGGCCCCGAGGTGCAGGCGGCCGCGAACATCGCGCTCGAAGGTTCCCAGACGGCGCTGAAGAGGTTCCTCGAGCAGGGCCAGTACGAAGCTGCCAAGCGCGACAACGACACCGCGGCTCACGTGGCGCAGATGCAGAGCATGTTGCACCTGGCCGACCAGCAGGCCGCGGCCGCGCGGGAGGCGGCTGCGCTCGCGGAGAAGGCGGCGGCGACCGCGCGGCAGGCGGCGGCCGAGGCCCAGGCCAGCGCCGACCTGGCCCGGAAGTATGCGCAGGAGGCGCAGGGATGGGCTGCGCAGGCGGCCACGTCGGCCAACCAGGCGACTGCTTCGGAGAACGAAGCGCGCCAGTCGTCGCAGCGAGCGCATCAGGCGCTGACGGCCGCGACCGCCGATGCGAAGAAGGCCAACGGGTTCGCGGCGCAGGCGACGTCGTCGGCGCAGTCTGCCAGCGCGGCGGCGTCGCGGGCCAACGATGCCGCGAGCCGTGCGGCCACCTCGGCGACGAACGCCGGACTGGACGCGGAAGCCGCGGTGAAGGCGGCGACGGAGGCTCGCGAGATCGCGGCATCGAAGCAACGCGCGGAAGATGGGGCCGACAACTACCCGCCGCCTGCCGGCAAAGAAGGGGAGCTCACCCAGGCGCAGATCGATGCCGCGTACGCGCTCGGTGGAGACGCAGAGGTACAGCGGCTGAAGGACGCCCACGCGTTGACACAGCCTGATGCCCTGCTGAACTTCATCATCCAGGAGGGCGGCAAGGTTCTCCTCGACCTCATCGGTGTGACGGACATCATGGACTGCGTCACCAAGGGCGACATCGGTGCGTGCTTCATGACGCTTATCGGGTTCGCGCCCTGGGGCAAGCTTGCCAAGCTCGTCGAGTCGATCCCGCTGATCATGAAGCTCGCCGACAAGGTTGTGGGCTTCGTCAACAAGGTCGGCGACGCGTTCAGCCTTCTCAAGAAGAACAAGACCAAGACCGACGACCTCGCCGCTCAGGCCTGTGGGGGGAACACCTTCGGAAGGTCGTCTGTCTCTGCGCAGTCGGGGATTCGTCCGGCGGGCAGCAACGTGTGCGAACTGCCAGGTCTGACCAACCCTCCGGGGGCGACTGTTCAAGTGAAGGGCAGTCGAGCGGAATATGCAGCCGGGATCAAGCCGGGGAGTTCCAAGGAGATCTTCGACAAGAAGGAGTACGAGAGCATGTTCGGCGAGTACGGTCTTGAGATCAAACGGACTCGCATCGCTGATAAGGCGACTTCCACCTACATCATGGAAGTGAAGAACGTGAACAAGCTGTACTACAGCAGCCAGATCCAGGACATGATCGAACTGGCGCAATACACGGGGAGATCAGAGTTCGTCCTCGTTGTCCGCCCGAACACGCACCTGTCCGCTCCCCTTGTCGATGCTCTCTGTAAGGACGTCCCCAAGTTCAGTTTTGTTGTCAAGTATCTGCCGAACGAGGTCCTGGGTGAGCTCAGCGAGAACAAGGTGCCTGGCATCTGTCCTTGA
- a CDS encoding DMT family transporter has translation MAEAASGDPGIHTRTSATTSTDAPKKQGALVLVAALVTVVLWASAFIGIRGAGPHYDPGALALLRMAVGTVVLTIIAVRHGVRIPERRHWLLIAVWGVGWFCVYNLALNSAELTLDAGTAAMVVNLAPLMVVVFSGLFLREGFPKPLVIGAPIAFLGVVLIGMNSSTSAGPDITGLLLALLAAVMYAGCTLVQKRLLTSGVDPTTLTWLGAGVGTIALLPWIGNLIGSLETAPLDATLWVVYLGIFPTAIAFTTWAYVLQRSTAGQTSATTYVVPAIAILMSWAILGEVPTPLMFLGGALCLLGVLITRLRWRRRT, from the coding sequence ATGGCAGAAGCCGCATCCGGGGACCCCGGAATCCACACGCGCACCAGCGCGACCACCAGCACCGATGCGCCGAAGAAACAGGGCGCGCTCGTGCTCGTCGCAGCGCTCGTCACCGTCGTGCTGTGGGCTTCGGCCTTCATCGGCATCCGCGGTGCGGGCCCGCACTACGACCCCGGCGCACTGGCCCTGCTGCGGATGGCCGTCGGCACCGTCGTGCTGACGATCATCGCCGTGCGGCACGGCGTCCGCATCCCGGAACGCCGCCACTGGCTGCTGATCGCGGTGTGGGGCGTCGGCTGGTTCTGCGTCTACAACCTCGCCCTCAACAGTGCCGAGCTCACGCTCGACGCCGGCACCGCGGCGATGGTCGTGAACCTCGCGCCCCTCATGGTCGTCGTCTTCAGCGGACTCTTCCTGCGCGAGGGGTTCCCGAAGCCGCTCGTGATCGGCGCACCCATCGCGTTCCTCGGCGTCGTGCTCATCGGCATGAACTCGTCCACCAGCGCCGGCCCCGACATCACGGGTCTGCTCCTCGCCCTCCTCGCCGCGGTCATGTACGCCGGGTGCACGCTCGTGCAGAAGCGCCTGCTCACCTCGGGCGTCGACCCGACCACCCTCACCTGGCTCGGAGCGGGTGTCGGCACCATCGCGCTGCTGCCCTGGATCGGCAACCTCATCGGCTCGCTCGAAACGGCACCTCTGGATGCGACACTGTGGGTCGTCTACCTCGGCATCTTCCCCACCGCGATCGCCTTCACCACCTGGGCCTACGTGCTGCAGCGCAGCACCGCGGGTCAGACCTCGGCGACCACCTACGTGGTGCCGGCGATCGCGATCCTGATGTCGTGGGCGATCCTCGGCGAGGTGCCGACGCCGCTGATGTTCCTCGGCGGGGCGCTGTGCCTGCTCGGCGTGCTCATCACGCGTCTGCGGTGGCGTCGACGCACCTGA
- a CDS encoding FG-GAP-like repeat-containing protein, whose protein sequence is MFSLKSRRRARIGAVGISAVLVSALLVSVPVSSAVADDAPGFLVESGAYPDGASVGAANGIVLKDGNGGLRVVTCPVPVPVAAGLIEVEFENAGKKAKVCFETVFRPAVLNLEIAASFGVKAGKQPMDVTYSVAGGPETAIPVPAGGRRTVDQNQTGQSTVVAIEVDAVSTDVPATTATHPRTAVTKIRTGLGSCTGTLVDRSWVLTAASCFAADPATLVAGVPAAPARVLFGPDVANDKVVSGTGDLGVKVTHVEPAGNGQDAVLAKLETLVDDIVPMPIATSAPAAGQDVAFTGFGRTNNVWVPLASRTNTYPVTAVNSATLTAAASGASLCLGDGGAPGVRSVDGTDTLVAVASQSTQTGCYGSGLPAGTASTIATRGDIIAGWVAATVQKGLDTTPVAAADQTLAQQIVATGRVSGTEALAQIQAYADGFKRGHLIGGQIRDCTIDPVILSALKKVVVDQNFTITISSLNEYCTTATPSATSYHAKNNGGHAVDISVVNGVAATGNTAQDQALATAMFTALPAPAGIGQVACRPALTVPNGWAQTEEDCTHNHFEYHGVPLTQAKPSFDLNSDGKADVIGITSSNVLYIYHGNGSGGWTTQTSVSAGWASAKTLIHGDYNGDGKGDMMVVNTDGTLWYYQGDGALGFPTKALAARGWDAKGLITGGIDFNGDKKADLVARESDGHLYAYPGNGNGTFGAKMKIGHDWGGISRVLAGDWTGDGKGDILATTTTGDLRIYPGNNVTLTGGPQVGNGWNNITAITGGVDYGADGKADLFGRVGDGGLYLYPGLGISGFGASTRVGNGWTSLRLFS, encoded by the coding sequence ATGTTCTCGTTGAAGTCTCGCCGTCGCGCGCGCATCGGCGCGGTCGGCATTTCCGCCGTGTTGGTGTCGGCGTTGCTCGTGTCGGTTCCTGTGTCGTCGGCGGTGGCGGATGATGCTCCGGGGTTCCTGGTGGAGTCGGGGGCGTATCCGGATGGGGCGTCGGTGGGGGCGGCGAATGGGATCGTTCTGAAGGACGGCAACGGCGGGTTGCGGGTGGTGACGTGTCCGGTCCCGGTTCCGGTCGCGGCCGGGCTGATCGAGGTGGAGTTCGAGAACGCGGGCAAGAAGGCGAAGGTGTGTTTCGAGACGGTGTTCCGTCCGGCGGTGTTGAATCTGGAGATCGCGGCGTCGTTCGGTGTGAAGGCCGGTAAGCAGCCGATGGATGTCACGTATTCGGTCGCGGGTGGTCCGGAGACGGCGATCCCGGTTCCGGCGGGTGGGCGTCGCACGGTCGACCAGAATCAGACGGGGCAGTCGACGGTCGTGGCGATCGAGGTTGATGCGGTGTCGACGGATGTGCCGGCGACGACGGCCACGCATCCGCGGACGGCTGTCACGAAGATCCGCACGGGTCTGGGCTCGTGCACGGGCACGTTGGTGGACCGGTCGTGGGTGCTGACGGCGGCGAGCTGTTTCGCGGCCGATCCGGCGACGTTGGTCGCGGGTGTTCCGGCCGCTCCGGCGCGGGTGCTGTTCGGTCCGGATGTCGCGAATGACAAGGTCGTGAGTGGTACCGGAGATCTGGGTGTGAAGGTCACGCACGTGGAGCCGGCGGGCAACGGTCAGGACGCGGTCCTGGCGAAGCTCGAGACCCTCGTCGACGACATCGTGCCGATGCCGATCGCGACATCGGCACCTGCTGCGGGTCAAGACGTGGCGTTCACAGGCTTCGGCCGCACGAACAACGTCTGGGTTCCCCTCGCCAGCCGCACGAACACCTACCCGGTCACGGCGGTCAACTCGGCCACGCTGACGGCCGCAGCGTCCGGCGCTTCGCTCTGCCTCGGCGATGGCGGCGCCCCCGGCGTCCGCAGCGTCGATGGAACCGACACGCTCGTCGCTGTCGCATCGCAGTCGACGCAGACCGGTTGCTACGGCTCCGGCCTCCCCGCAGGCACCGCTTCGACCATCGCGACACGCGGCGACATCATCGCCGGATGGGTGGCCGCCACGGTTCAGAAGGGGCTCGACACGACCCCGGTCGCCGCTGCGGATCAGACGCTCGCACAGCAGATCGTGGCCACTGGCCGCGTGAGCGGAACCGAGGCGCTTGCCCAGATCCAGGCGTATGCCGACGGCTTCAAGCGCGGCCACTTGATCGGCGGACAGATTCGCGACTGCACGATCGACCCCGTCATCCTCTCCGCACTGAAGAAGGTCGTCGTGGATCAGAACTTCACGATCACGATCTCGTCCCTCAACGAGTACTGCACCACGGCGACTCCGTCGGCCACGAGCTACCACGCGAAGAACAATGGCGGTCACGCCGTCGACATCAGCGTCGTGAACGGCGTCGCGGCGACCGGCAACACTGCGCAAGACCAGGCTCTGGCGACCGCCATGTTCACCGCGCTGCCGGCGCCGGCGGGCATCGGTCAGGTCGCGTGCCGCCCGGCGCTCACGGTTCCGAACGGCTGGGCGCAGACCGAAGAGGACTGCACGCACAACCACTTCGAGTACCACGGCGTGCCGCTCACACAGGCCAAGCCCTCGTTCGATCTGAACAGCGATGGCAAGGCCGACGTGATCGGCATCACCTCTTCTAATGTGCTCTACATCTACCACGGCAACGGCAGCGGTGGATGGACGACCCAGACTTCCGTCAGCGCAGGGTGGGCTTCGGCCAAGACCCTCATCCACGGCGACTACAACGGGGACGGCAAGGGCGACATGATGGTCGTCAACACCGACGGCACGCTCTGGTACTACCAGGGTGATGGTGCGCTGGGCTTCCCGACGAAGGCGCTGGCTGCCCGCGGATGGGATGCGAAGGGCCTGATCACGGGTGGCATCGACTTCAATGGAGACAAGAAGGCCGACCTCGTCGCCCGTGAGTCCGACGGCCACCTCTACGCCTACCCCGGCAACGGGAACGGAACCTTCGGCGCCAAGATGAAGATCGGCCATGACTGGGGTGGGATCTCTCGGGTCCTCGCCGGCGACTGGACCGGTGACGGCAAGGGCGACATCCTCGCCACGACGACGACCGGGGACCTTCGCATCTACCCTGGCAACAACGTGACGCTCACCGGTGGTCCGCAGGTCGGCAATGGCTGGAACAACATCACGGCCATCACCGGCGGCGTCGACTACGGCGCGGATGGCAAGGCCGACCTCTTCGGCCGGGTTGGTGACGGCGGTCTGTATCTGTATCCCGGGCTCGGCATCTCCGGGTTCGGCGCCTCAACCCGTGTCGGCAACGGGTGGACCTCGCTCCGGCTGTTCAGCTGA